DNA sequence from the Streptomyces cinnabarinus genome:
ATGGCGTACCGCCACTCCGGCTACCCGGGTGGTCTGCGCTCCGTCCGTTACGACGAGCTCCTCGACAAGAACCCCGAGAAGGCCATCGAGAAGGCCGTCAAGGGCATGCTCCCCAAGAACTCCCTGGGCCGTCAGATGCTCTCGAAGCTGAAGGTCTACAAGGGTGACCAGCACCCGCACGCTGCCCAGCAGCCGGTGCCGTTCGAGATCACCCAGGTCGCGCAGTAAGTCCGGCCACCCCCTAAGACTGAACAGAATCTGAGGAGAATCGTGGCCGAGACCACTGCCGAGCAGCCGCTCGAAGAGCTTGACATCGACAGCTACACCACCGAGTCCGAGGTTCCGGTGGAGGGCGAGTACACCTCCGAATCCCTCGCCTCGCGCTTCGGTGAGCCCCAGCCGGCCGCCGGCCTGGGCCGTCGTAAGAACGCCATCGCCCGCGTCCGGATCGTCCCGGGCACCGGCAAGTGGAAGATCAACGGTCGCACCCTTGAGGACTACTTCCCCAACAAGGTGCACCAGCAGGAAGTCAACGAGCCGTTCAAGGTCCTGGAGCTTGAGGGTCGTTACGACGTCATCGCCCGCATCGCCGGTGGCGGTGTCTCCGGCCAGGCCGGCGCCCTCCGTCTCGGTGTCGCCCGCGCCCTGAACGAGGCCGACGTCGACAACAACCGCGGCGCCCTGAAGAAGGCCGGCTTCCTCCGCCGCGACGACCGTGCGGTCGAGCGCAAGAAGGCCGGTCTGAAGAAGGCCCGCAAGGCTCCGCAGTACAGCAAGCGTTAAGCTTCGCTGCCTGCAGCTCGCAACGCCCCGGCGGCACGCCACAGTGCCGCCGGGGCGTTCGTTTATCACAGCCGTGGGCGTATA
Encoded proteins:
- the rplM gene encoding 50S ribosomal protein L13, with protein sequence MRTYSPKPGDVTRQWHVIDAQDVVLGRLASTAASILRGKHKPIYAPHVDTGDFVIIINADKVHLSGNKRTQKMAYRHSGYPGGLRSVRYDELLDKNPEKAIEKAVKGMLPKNSLGRQMLSKLKVYKGDQHPHAAQQPVPFEITQVAQ
- the rpsI gene encoding 30S ribosomal protein S9, translating into MAETTAEQPLEELDIDSYTTESEVPVEGEYTSESLASRFGEPQPAAGLGRRKNAIARVRIVPGTGKWKINGRTLEDYFPNKVHQQEVNEPFKVLELEGRYDVIARIAGGGVSGQAGALRLGVARALNEADVDNNRGALKKAGFLRRDDRAVERKKAGLKKARKAPQYSKR